One part of the Oncorhynchus clarkii lewisi isolate Uvic-CL-2024 chromosome 7, UVic_Ocla_1.0, whole genome shotgun sequence genome encodes these proteins:
- the LOC139413842 gene encoding ADP-ribosylation factor-related protein 1 — MYTLLSGLYKYVFQKDEYCILILGLDNAGKTTFLEQTKTKFSKNYKGMNLSKITTTVGLNIGTIDVGKARLMFWDLGGQEELQSLWDKYYAESHGVIYVIDSTDEERLSESKEAFEKMISSEVLEGVPLLVLANKQDVENCMSVPDIKTAFSDCAPKIGKRDCLVQPCTALTGQGVNEGIEWMVKCVIRNIHRTPRQKDIT, encoded by the exons ATGTACACCTTATTATCTGGTCTGTACAAATACGTGTTCCAGAAGGACGAATACTGCATCTTGATCCTAGGACTGGACAATGCAGGAAAAACG acctttCTGGAACAGACTAAGACCAAGTTCAGTAAGAACTACAAGGGAATGAATTTGTCCAAAATCACCACTACAGTTGGGCTTAACA TCGGCACAATTGATGTGGGCAAGGCTCGTCTAATGTTCTGGGACCTTGGTGGTCAAGAGGAGCTTCAGTCGCTGTGGGACAAA TACTATGCTGAGTCCCACGGAGTGATCTATGTGATAGACTCCACCGATGAGGAGCGCCTATCAGAATCAAAAGAGGCCTTTG AGAAAATGATCAGCAGTGAGGTTTTGGAAGGTGTGCCTCTCCTGGTGCTCGCCAACAAGCAGGATGTGGAG AACTGCATGTCTGTGCCAGACATCAAAACTGCTTTTAGCGACTGTGCTCCAAAGATTGGGAAAAGAGATTGCCTGGTGCAGCCTTGCACAGCCCTAACAGG GCAGGGGGTTAACGAAGGCATTGAGTGGATGGTGAAGTGCGTCATCAGAAACATTCACCGGACACCGAGACAGAAGGACATCACATAG